GCCTGTACCTGCGCCGTTACTGGGATTACGAGCGCAGCGTCGCCGAGGATATCGGCGAGCGCCTGCAGGGGGACGATGCGCCGGCCGATCTCGCGCAGCGCCTGGCCGCGCTGTTTCCCGAGCCGCTGCAGCTCGAGAGCAGGCGCCTGACCGACTGGCAGAAGCTGGCCTGCGCCCTGGCGGCGCGGGGGCGCTTCACCCTGATCACTGGCGGCCCCGGCACCGGCAAGACCACTACGGTGGTGCGCCTGCTGGCGCTGCTGCAGGCCGCCGCTCTGGATCGGGGGGCACCCTTGCGCCTGAGCCTGGCCGCGCCCACCGGCAAGGCGGCGGCGCGGCTGACCGAATCCATCGGCGCCCAGGTGGCGAGCTTGCCGGTCAGCGAGACGGTACGCGGGCAGATTCCCAATACGGTCACCACGCTGCACCGTCTGCTCGGCAGTCGACCGGACAGCCGGCATTTCCGTCACCATGGGGCCAACCCGCTGCCGCTGGATGTGCTGGTGGTCGACGAAGCCTCGATGATCGACCTGGAAATGATGGCCAACCTGCTCGACGCGCTGCCGATACATGCGCGGCTGATCCTGCTCGGCGACAAGGACCAGTTGGCCTCGGTGGAGGCCGGCGCGGTACTGGGTGATCTGTGTCGCGATGCCGAAGCCGGCGGCTACAGCGAGGCCACCCGTGCCTGGCTGGCGCAACAGACCGGCGAGCGCATCGAGGGGCCTGGGTTGCAGCCGGGCGAGCAGGCGCTGTCGCAGCATATCGTCATGCTCCGCCATTCCCGGCGCTTCGCCGGCGGCTCCGGTATCGGCCGCCTGGCTCTGGCGGTAAACCGCGGTGCGGCCCTGGAGGCCCGCCAGGTGCTGGCGACAGGGGGAGCGGACCTGCATCAACTGCGCCTAAGCGGGGAACAGGACCGTGCCTTCGAGCGCCTCCTGCTCGATGGCTTGCCAGGGCACGAAGGGCGGGCCGTGGGCTACGCCGATTACCTGAGCGTTATGCGTGAGCAGCGCCCGGGGTTGCAGGATGGTGAGGCGCGCTGGAGCACCTGGGCCGCCGCGGTGCTGGCGGCCTTCGATCGCTTCCAGTTGTTGTGTGCGGTGCGCAAGGGCCCTTGGGGCGTCGAGGCGCTCAACGGGCGTATCGCCCATGCGTTGCTGCAACACGGGTTGATCGAGCAGGAGCACGGCTGGTACGAGGGCCGCCCGGTGCTGGTCACCCGCAACGACTATGGCCTGGGCCTGATGAACGGCGATATCGGCATTGCCCTGCGCCTGCCCGAGCCGGCGCTGGAGGTGGGCGGGCCACTGCGCTCGGCGCTGCGCGTGGTGTTTCCGCGCAACGACGGTTCGGGCGAGCTGCGCTCGATCCTGCCCAGCCGCCTGGGCGCGGTGGAAACCGTGTTCGCCATGACCGTGCACAAATCCCAGGGCTCGGAGTTCGCCCACTGCGCCCTGGTGCTGCCGGATACCCTCAACCCGGTGCTGACCAAGGAACTGGTGTACACCGGGATCACCCGCGCCCGGGATTGCTTCAGCCTGATCGAAAGTCGCGCCGGCATCTTCGAGGCCGCTATCCAGCGCCGTGTGGAGCGGCGCAGTGGGTTGTGGGAGCGGTTGGTCGGGGACAGGCCTTAACGGCATACCTGCCTATGTGCTTGACTCATCCCGCCCTGTGGGAGCGGGCCATGCCCGCGAATCGGGCGCATGGCGCCCTCCCACAGGAGGCCAGTTCGCCCTCAGGCCCTTAGATGGGCCGGCTGCGCCGGCGACAGCCCCATCAACAACACTTGGCTCAGGGCACCTTCACCCCTACGCCATCGAGCATCTCCACCAGGCGAATCAGCGGCAGGCCGATCAGGCTGTTGACGTCGCTGCCTTCGGTACCGCGGAACAGGCTGATGCCCAGGCCCTCGGCCTTGAAACTGCCGGCGCAGTCGTAGGGCTCTTCGGCATTCAGGTAGCGGGCGATCTGTTCGCTGCTCAAGGTGCGAAAATGCACCGTATAAGGAACGCAGTCGACCTGGCAGGCGCCGCTGCTGCTGTCGAGCAGCGCCAGGCCGGTCAGAAAGGTCACGCTCCTGCCGCTGGCGGCGCTGAGCTGGGCATGGGCGCGTTCGAAACCGTGGGGCTTGCCGAGCACCTGGCCGTCGAGCACCGCCACCTGGTCGGAACCGATGATCAGGTGGGCGGGGAATCGCTCGGCCAATGCTGCGGCCTTTTCCCGGGCCAGGCGGCGCACCAGTTGCTCGGCCGATTCGCCATCCTGGCGCGCCTCGTCGATACTCGGCGCGGCCCATTCGAAGGGCTGGCGCAGGCGGCTCAGCAGCTCGCGGCGGTAGGGGGAACTGGAGGCGAGAACCAGGGGCGGCATGGGCATTGACCTCGTGGGGAACGGAGCGCCGATTCTAGTCGTCGGCCAAGGTGCTGGACAGGCGGAATTTCCTTTGACAGCGCACGGTTGCATCCATAGAATGCGGCGCCTATGTCAAATGGCCCGATTCCACCTCACGTTGATCCACGCAAACTCGCTGACCGCGGCGCCACCCTCCAGGGTGAATTGCCGTTAGCCGATTTTTCGAGGCTCTGCGATCCTCTCGCCGACAATGGCGGCAACGTGCGTGCGAAGCTCAGCTTCGAACGTGACGAGCGCCATGCTGTGGTCATCCACAGCCAGCTTGAGGTCGAAGTCAAGATGGTTTGCCAGCGGTGTCTGGATCAGGTCACCTTACCGATCCTCAGCGAGTGTGATTACGCTGTGGTGAAGGAAGGCGCGAATACCCAGTCCGTGCCGCAAGGCTATGACGTACTGGAAATGGGTGAAGATCCTCTGGATCTGTTGGCCTTGATCGAGGATGAGCTGTTGCTCGCCTTGCCCATCGTGCCGATGCATGACCCGAAAGATTGCCAGCAGCCGGCGGGCCTCGATGAGCCCGAACCGAGCGAGGACGAGGTGACGCGGTCCAACCCGTTCAGTGTATTGGCACAGTTAAAGCGTGACCCAAACGTTTAGGAGTTAACTAGTATGGCTGTTCAGCAGAACAAAAAATCCCGTTCCGCCCGTGACATGCGTCGTTCGCATGACGCGCTCGAGGGTAACGCTCTGTCCGTTGAGAAGAGCACCGGTGAAGTTCACCTGCGTCACCACGTATCGCCGGAAGGCGTTTACCGTGGTCGCAAAGTGATCGACAAGGGCGCTGACGAGTAAATCTTGTCCGCTCCGATCATCGCGATTGATGCAATGGGTGGGGACTTCGGTCCCCACTGCATTGTTCCAGCCAGCGTCGCCTGTCTGGCCGAATTCCCCTCGCTGCATCTGGTCCTCGTCGGCCAAGCTCCCCTGATCGAAGAACTGCTCGCTGGTATCCCCGGCGTCGATCGCGCACGCCTGCGCGTCGAGCATGCGGGCGAAATCGTCGAGATGGGCGAGCGGCCCGGGCAGGCCCTGCGCGGCAAACCGGATTCCTCGATGCGCGTGGCGCTGGAGGCGGTGCGTGATGGGCGGGCCCATGCCTGCGTGAGCGCGGGCAATACCGGTGCGCTGATGGCGCTATCGCGGCACGTGCTGAAAACCCTGCCGGGCATCGATCGGCCGGCGATGATCGCCGCCATTCCCAGCCGCAACGGCGTGTGCCTGTTGCTGGACCTGGGCGCCAACGTCGATTGTACGGCCGAGCAGCTGTGCCAGTTCGCGATCATGGGCGCGGTGGCCGCCGAGGTGCAGGGTACCCAGGCGCCGCGTGTCGGTTTGCTCAACGTGGGCAGCGAAGAGACCAAGGGCAACCAGCAGGTCAAGCAGGCCGCGGCGCTGCTCGAAGGCGTCGACGGCCTCAACTACATCGGCTTCGTCGAAGGCGATGGCCTGTATGGCGGCGAGGCCGATGTGCTGGTGTGCGACGGTTTCGTCGGCAATGCCCTGCTCAAGTCCAGCGAAGGGCTGGTGACCATGATCGTGTCACGGCTCGAGGCGCTGTTTCGCAGCACTCTGCTGGGTCGTGTAGCCGGTCTTCTGGCCTTGCCGGTGCTGCGTCGCCTGCGTGGCGAGCTGGCGCCGGCGCGCCACAACGGCGCGAGTTTTCTCGGCCTGCAGGGCATCGTGGTGAAGAGCCACGGCAGTGCCGGGCCGGATGGCATCAAGAGCGCCATTGGCCGGGCGATGACCGATGTGCAGGAAAATTTACCCGCGCGACTGGGTGGTCGAATCGAGCACTTGATCCGTAATATGTGACCGCTCGGGATGGCCAGCCATCCAAGGTGTCAGATTTCCAGCGCTCGCCCGTGGCGGGCGTAACTTTTTCGACGAGAAGATCACTAAGGGAACCGTTCCATGTCTGCATCCCTCGCATTCGTCTTTCCCGGTCAGGGCTCCCAAGCGCTGACCATGTTGGCCGGGCACGGCGCCGAGCACGCGCTGATTCTCGATACCTTCGGCGAAGCTTCGAGCGCCCTGGGCTACGACCTGTGGGCACTGACCCAGCAGGGCCCGGAAGAGCAGCTCAACCAGACCGACAAGACCCAGCCCGCGATCCTCGCTGCTTCCATCGCCCTGTGGCGCCTGTGGCTGGCCGAAGGTGGTGCGCGCCCGGCATTCGTCGCCGGTCATAGCCTGGGTGAGTACAGCGCGCTGGTCGCTGCCGGCGCCGTCGGCTTCGCCGAAGCAGTGAAGCTGGTCGAGCTGCGTGGTCAGCTGATGCAGCAGGCGGTCCCGGCCGGGCAGGGCGGCATGGCGGCGATCATCGGCCTGGAAGATGCCGACGTGCAGGCGGCCTGCGCCGAGGCGGCCCAGGGTGATGTGGTCAGTGCGGTAAACTACAACGCGCCGGGGCAGGTAGTCATCGCCGGTTCCGCGGCTGCCGTGGCGCGCGCCGTCGAGGCCTGCAAGGCCCGTGGCGCCAAGCGTGCGCTGCCGTTGCCGGTCAGCGTGCCGTCGCACTGCGAGCTGATGCGCCCGGCTGCCGAACGTTTTGCCGAGGCGGTCAACGCCATCGCCTGGCAGGCGCCGCAGATTCCCCTGGTGCAGAACGTCAGTGCGGCCGTGGTGGCGGACCTCGATACCCTCAAGCGCGACCTGCTGGCTCAGCTGTACAGCCCGGTGCGTTGGGTCGAGTCCATCGTTCGCCTCGGCGAGCAGGGCGTTACCGATCTGGTCGAATGTGGCCCCGGCAAGGTGCTGTCGGGGCTGAACAAGCGGTGTGTCAAGGGCGTCAACACCCACAACCTCGACACCCCCGAAAGCTTTGCCGCCGCGCGCGCCGCACTGGCCGCCGTACAGTCCTGAACAAGGGAGAATGCTATGAGTCTGCAAGGTAAGGTTGCACTGGTCACCGGTGCCAGCCGTGGTATTGGTCAGGCCATCGCCCTGGAACTGGGCCGTCAGGGCGCCGTGGTGATCGGTACCGCCACGTCCGAGGCGGGTGCCGAGCGCATCGCCGCGACCCTCAAGGAAAACGGCATCGAAGGCACCGGCCTGATGCTCAACGTCAGCAACGACGAATCCGTTGCGGCGACCCTGGAGAAGATCCAGAAGGATTTCGGCCAGGTGCTGGTGTTGGTCAACAATGCCGGCATCACCCGCGACAACCTGATGCTGCGCATGAAGGACGACGAGTGGTACGACGTGATCGATACCAACCTCAACAGCCTGTATCGCCTGTCGAAGGCGGTGCTGCGCGGCATGACCAAGGCCCGTTTCGGGCGTATCATCAACATCGGTTCGGTGGTGGGTGCCATGGGCAACGCCGGGCAGGTGAACTATGCAGCCGCCAAGGCCGGCCTGGAAGGCTTTGGCCGTGCGCTGGCCCGTGAGGTGGGCTCGCGCTCGATCACGGTCAACGCCGTGGCACCGGGTTTCATCGATACCGACATGACCCGTGAATTGCCCGAAGCGCAACGTGAAGCGCTGCTGACACAGATTCCGCTGGGCCGTCTGGGGCAGGCGCAGGAAATCGCCAACGTGGTTTCTTTCCTTGCTTCCGATGGTGCAGCTTACGTCACAGGGGCTACTATCCCTGTGAACGGCGGGATGTACATGAGCTGAATAAAGGCGCGTCGTCGGCGATCGTCGACGATTCGATGCGGACCTGGTGGTAAAGCAGTCAGTTTGCAGATCGAATCGTTGGCGTATTTCCGTGGGCGCCACCGGCTTTCAGCTTGAAAAGCTGAAAACCCTTTCTATACACTTGCCGGCACAACCAGCTGGCTGGATTTGTCCAATAGGAGTGATAACACGTGAGCACCATCGAAGAACGCGTCAAGAAAATCGTTGCCGAGCAACTGGGCGTGAAGGAAGAAGAAGTAACCAACAGCGCTTCCTTCGTTGAAGACCTGGGTGCCGACTCGCTTGACACCGTTGAGCTGGTGATGGCTCTCGAGGAAGAATTCGAGACCGAGATCCCGGACGAACAAGCCGAGAAGATCACCACTGTTCAGGAAGCCATCGACTACGTTACTGCTCACGCTCAGTAAGCAGTTCGTCGCTTCCCGAATCGGAAAAGCCGCACGTCTGCAAAGGCGTGCGGCTTTTCTTTGACGGTTCGCTGTAAAAAGTTTGCAAGAGCGCCCACGGGCGTTTCCCGCTCGGGTAGCGACTACCCTGAGCCAATCGCCGGATGATCGACGACCTGGGCAGCGCTTTGCCAGGTGCATCGCGGCG
Above is a genomic segment from Pseudomonas argentinensis containing:
- the recD gene encoding exodeoxyribonuclease V subunit alpha; this translates as MTPMLENREALFELLTAWSGRGWLRELDRTLAHFFADLDPQASPLLLLAAALASHQLGQGHVCLDLQTTLADPDSALSLPPEGEDAEGVSLLPSEVLAGLSVDAWLAACAGSALLHGAEDEVAPLVLRGSCLYLRRYWDYERSVAEDIGERLQGDDAPADLAQRLAALFPEPLQLESRRLTDWQKLACALAARGRFTLITGGPGTGKTTTVVRLLALLQAAALDRGAPLRLSLAAPTGKAAARLTESIGAQVASLPVSETVRGQIPNTVTTLHRLLGSRPDSRHFRHHGANPLPLDVLVVDEASMIDLEMMANLLDALPIHARLILLGDKDQLASVEAGAVLGDLCRDAEAGGYSEATRAWLAQQTGERIEGPGLQPGEQALSQHIVMLRHSRRFAGGSGIGRLALAVNRGAALEARQVLATGGADLHQLRLSGEQDRAFERLLLDGLPGHEGRAVGYADYLSVMREQRPGLQDGEARWSTWAAAVLAAFDRFQLLCAVRKGPWGVEALNGRIAHALLQHGLIEQEHGWYEGRPVLVTRNDYGLGLMNGDIGIALRLPEPALEVGGPLRSALRVVFPRNDGSGELRSILPSRLGAVETVFAMTVHKSQGSEFAHCALVLPDTLNPVLTKELVYTGITRARDCFSLIESRAGIFEAAIQRRVERRSGLWERLVGDRP
- a CDS encoding Maf family protein, translated to MPPLVLASSSPYRRELLSRLRQPFEWAAPSIDEARQDGESAEQLVRRLAREKAAALAERFPAHLIIGSDQVAVLDGQVLGKPHGFERAHAQLSAASGRSVTFLTGLALLDSSSGACQVDCVPYTVHFRTLSSEQIARYLNAEEPYDCAGSFKAEGLGISLFRGTEGSDVNSLIGLPLIRLVEMLDGVGVKVP
- a CDS encoding YceD family protein, with translation MSNGPIPPHVDPRKLADRGATLQGELPLADFSRLCDPLADNGGNVRAKLSFERDERHAVVIHSQLEVEVKMVCQRCLDQVTLPILSECDYAVVKEGANTQSVPQGYDVLEMGEDPLDLLALIEDELLLALPIVPMHDPKDCQQPAGLDEPEPSEDEVTRSNPFSVLAQLKRDPNV
- the rpmF gene encoding 50S ribosomal protein L32 translates to MAVQQNKKSRSARDMRRSHDALEGNALSVEKSTGEVHLRHHVSPEGVYRGRKVIDKGADE
- the plsX gene encoding phosphate acyltransferase PlsX is translated as MSAPIIAIDAMGGDFGPHCIVPASVACLAEFPSLHLVLVGQAPLIEELLAGIPGVDRARLRVEHAGEIVEMGERPGQALRGKPDSSMRVALEAVRDGRAHACVSAGNTGALMALSRHVLKTLPGIDRPAMIAAIPSRNGVCLLLDLGANVDCTAEQLCQFAIMGAVAAEVQGTQAPRVGLLNVGSEETKGNQQVKQAAALLEGVDGLNYIGFVEGDGLYGGEADVLVCDGFVGNALLKSSEGLVTMIVSRLEALFRSTLLGRVAGLLALPVLRRLRGELAPARHNGASFLGLQGIVVKSHGSAGPDGIKSAIGRAMTDVQENLPARLGGRIEHLIRNM
- the fabD gene encoding ACP S-malonyltransferase, with the protein product MSASLAFVFPGQGSQALTMLAGHGAEHALILDTFGEASSALGYDLWALTQQGPEEQLNQTDKTQPAILAASIALWRLWLAEGGARPAFVAGHSLGEYSALVAAGAVGFAEAVKLVELRGQLMQQAVPAGQGGMAAIIGLEDADVQAACAEAAQGDVVSAVNYNAPGQVVIAGSAAAVARAVEACKARGAKRALPLPVSVPSHCELMRPAAERFAEAVNAIAWQAPQIPLVQNVSAAVVADLDTLKRDLLAQLYSPVRWVESIVRLGEQGVTDLVECGPGKVLSGLNKRCVKGVNTHNLDTPESFAAARAALAAVQS
- the fabG gene encoding 3-oxoacyl-ACP reductase FabG encodes the protein MSLQGKVALVTGASRGIGQAIALELGRQGAVVIGTATSEAGAERIAATLKENGIEGTGLMLNVSNDESVAATLEKIQKDFGQVLVLVNNAGITRDNLMLRMKDDEWYDVIDTNLNSLYRLSKAVLRGMTKARFGRIINIGSVVGAMGNAGQVNYAAAKAGLEGFGRALAREVGSRSITVNAVAPGFIDTDMTRELPEAQREALLTQIPLGRLGQAQEIANVVSFLASDGAAYVTGATIPVNGGMYMS
- the acpP gene encoding acyl carrier protein, producing the protein MSTIEERVKKIVAEQLGVKEEEVTNSASFVEDLGADSLDTVELVMALEEEFETEIPDEQAEKITTVQEAIDYVTAHAQ